One window of the Bos indicus isolate NIAB-ARS_2022 breed Sahiwal x Tharparkar chromosome 15, NIAB-ARS_B.indTharparkar_mat_pri_1.0, whole genome shotgun sequence genome contains the following:
- the TAGLN gene encoding transgelin has product MANKGPSYGMSREVQSKIEKKYDEELEERLVEWIVMQCGPDVGRPDRGRLGFQVWLKNGVILSKLVNSLYPDGSKPVKVPENPPSMVFKQMEQVAQFLKAAEDYGVTKTDMFQTVDLFEGKDLAAVQRTLMALGSLAVTKNDGHYRGDPNWFMKKAQEHKREFTESQLQEGKHVIGLQMGSNRGASQAGMTGYGRPRQIIS; this is encoded by the exons ATGGCCAACAAGGGTCCTTCCTATGGCATGAGCCGGGAAGTGCAGTCGAAAATCGAGAAGAAGTATGACGAGGAGCTGGAGGAGCGGCTGGTGGAGTGGATCGTAATGCAGTGCGGCCCCGATGTGGGGCGCCCCGACCGCGGGCGCCTGGGCTTCCAGGTCTGGCTGAAGAATGGCGTG ATTCTGAGCAAGCTGGTCAATAGCCTGTATCCTGATGGCTCCAAGCCAGTGAAGGTGCCCGAGAACCCGCCCTCCATGGTCTTCAAGCAGATGGAGCAGGTGGCTCAGTTCCTGAAGGCAGCTGAGGATTATGGCGTCACCAAGACTGACATGTTCCAGACCGTTGACCTCTTTGAAG GCAAAGACCTGGCTGCGGTGCAGAGGACCTTGATGGCCCTGGGCAGCTTGGCAGTGACCAAGAATGATGGACACTACCGTGGAGATCCCAACTGGTTTATGAA GAAAGCCCAGGAGCATAAGAGGGAATTCACAGAGAGCCAGCTGCAGGAGGGCAAGCATGTCATCGGCCTACAGATGGGCAGCAACAGAGGGGCCTCGCAGGCTGGCATGACGGGCTATGGGCGGCCCCGGCAGATCATCAGTTAA